From the genome of Hypanus sabinus isolate sHypSab1 unplaced genomic scaffold, sHypSab1.hap1 scaffold_1689, whole genome shotgun sequence, one region includes:
- the LOC132387276 gene encoding oxidized low-density lipoprotein receptor 1-like, which yields MHIDEACAVHVTYVDFSKAFDKVPHVSQIRQSKVTSDRNYHGLNSTLQSQLSALNSNLSDLKRMHSDLRHQFTEMETKYRSVNETKAQICELLTSRREQTCPQNWSEKEDRCYFVSSEEKSYDSARGHCSNFDARLFEMNSNEEEDFVSISIGHRFGTYWIGKCRYGNLVSNLLYKTFNRPPTC from the exons ATGCATATAGATGAGGCTTGTGCAGTCCATGTGACCTacgtggatttcagtaaggcatttgacaaggttccacacg tatcacagattcgtcagtctaaggTCACCTCCGACCGAAACTACCATGGGTTAAACTCAACCCTTCAATCCCAGCTTTCTGCGCTCAACTCTAACCTGTCCGATCTTAAACGAAtgcacagcgatctccgtcaccagtttactgagatggaaacgaagtacagatctgtcaacgaaaccaaggctcaaatctgtgaattgttgaccagcagaagag AACAAACATGCCCTCAGAACTGGAGTGAAAAGGAAGATCGGTGTTATTTCGTATCCTCCGAGGAGAAATCTTATGATAGTGCGAGGGGACATTGTTCAAACTTCGATGCAAGGCTCTTTGAAATGAATTCAAACGAAGAAGAG GATTTTGTTTCCATCTCTATCGGCCATCGATTCGGAacttactggattggaaaatgcagaTACGG GAATCTGGTCTCTAATCTTCTGTACAAGACGTTTAACAGACCGCCCACCTGCA